The following are encoded in a window of Bacillus sp. SORGH_AS_0510 genomic DNA:
- a CDS encoding menaquinol-cytochrome c reductase cytochrome b/c subunit — MHKGKGMKFVGDSRVLAPEARKQMLPKDYSEYPGKTEAFWPNFLLKEWMVGAVFLVGYLCLTIAHPAPLERIADPTDTGYIPLPDWYFLFLYQLLKYSFASGPYTVIGAMIIPGLAFGGLLLAPFLDRGPERRPTKRPLATGFMLLSLAAIVFLTWESVATHDWAAAERQGKIVPKVEIDKSSEGYQIASKNTCITCHGENLQGGAGAPSLIGTGLSAEEVAKIAKQGKGGKMPPGIFKGSDEELKKLSEFISGLGKE, encoded by the coding sequence ATGCATAAAGGTAAAGGTATGAAGTTCGTTGGTGATTCTCGTGTGTTAGCACCTGAAGCACGTAAACAGATGCTTCCTAAAGATTATTCAGAATACCCTGGTAAAACAGAAGCTTTCTGGCCGAACTTCCTTTTGAAAGAATGGATGGTAGGGGCTGTATTCCTTGTCGGTTATCTATGTTTAACAATTGCACATCCAGCTCCACTTGAAAGGATTGCTGACCCAACTGATACAGGATATATTCCATTACCTGACTGGTATTTCTTGTTCTTGTACCAATTATTAAAATATTCATTTGCATCTGGTCCATATACTGTTATCGGTGCAATGATTATTCCTGGACTTGCTTTTGGAGGTTTATTATTGGCTCCGTTCCTAGATCGCGGACCTGAACGCCGTCCAACGAAACGTCCGCTTGCTACAGGATTTATGCTATTATCATTAGCTGCTATCGTATTTTTAACTTGGGAATCTGTTGCTACACATGACTGGGCTGCTGCAGAACGTCAAGGGAAAATTGTTCCTAAAGTTGAAATTGATAAGTCAAGTGAAGGCTATCAAATAGCTAGTAAGAACACTTGTATAACTTGTCACGGTGAAAATCTTCAAGGTGGTGCTGGTGCTCCGAGCCTTATCGGAACTGGCTTATCAGCAGAAGAAGTAGCTAAGATTGCTAAGCAAGGTAAAGGTGGAAAAATGCCACCAGGAATCTTTAAAGGTTCTGATGAAGAGTTGAAGAAACTATCAGAATTTATTTCTGGTTTAG